The Pseudomonas fragi DNA window GGCCTGACAGCGGGCGAATTTTCATAGCTTGGCCAGTTATAGCGCCACACTTCACCCTTGAGCTGAATAGCAATCGCCCTCTCTTCAGCTTCAGTCAAGAAATCATCAACTACATAAATACCTCCCTCAACCTCCCCTATTATCATCAACCATCCTCCTACAATAATGCCGATTCCAAACACCACACCTGAATATGAAAAAACCGCAATAACTTAAAGCCAGGCACGACAACACAACCGCAAAATAATTACCACCATTGTTATATCGCACCCACCACTCAATCTGCTTACGACTCACCATCAATCGAAGTTCTTCATCATACACCGCCCATACAAATTCACTCTCACCATCAGCATCTACAGCCACCCACAACCTTTTATGCTTATGAACATCCAACAACTTTGCATCCTCACTGGAGAACTCAACCTTGTACTTATAACTCCCTTCATCTTGCCCCACCGCAAAATACAAAAAAGCTGACGACTTAGACCAATCTAAAGGATGGGTAACATATGCGCTGCGCAGCACCAACTTTTTCGGCTCCGGCGGCACTTCCACCCTCGCATTCCACATCATCAAACCAAGCCCCAACATAAGCAGACAACTCAACACCATCAACACCAAATCCACACGGGTCGCCACATAATCAAGCGGTATATACAAAGACAGTTTTTTCATCCTCACCTCTTGCGCACTTGATTTAAAAATAAACTTCAATACCTGACATAGCAACCCTACCGATGTAGGGGTCCCGAAAGCCCATATGAACCTTCACCCATACGGCCAATCTCTACTACTAATTCCATACGACTTCTGACACAGTACTTGCGCAACAACGAAGACACATGGTCCCGCACCGTAAAACCACTAATACGCAACTGTTGCGCTATTTTCTTGTTCGTGCCCCCTTGCAAAAGCAAATCAAGCACCTCTTTCTCCCTGTGCGTAAGCTTCAATCCTTTTCTCCCAAACCATTTAATTCCTTACGGAAAAACATTCAACAAAAACATTCAAACACAACACAACCTAGCCATCATTCAAAAAAATGACAACACAGTTTTTCACAGCACGGAAAATTATAATCAGAAGAAATTTATATTGCGACCCAGCAAGAACTTACTTACGAACAGACAAGAACAAACCATAAAGACAACATCATAAAAGTCCGACACTTCTCATCTAAGTGTCGGAAATATCAAAACCACTAAGAAAATGATTACAACATCACCAACCGATTCGGCAGTTGGTTGCGCGTTTGGGTTTTTGGTATGTGCTGTGCGAGCACTTCAGCGCAGGCATCGATGCAAGTGATAAAACCTTCGGCCGTATGCCCCAGCGCCACGCGCCGCACGAAATCGCTGACGATATTGCCCCAGTCGCTGTCGTCCAGATGGCGGGATATCCCTTCATCCACCAGGATTTCGACATAACGCTCGGCTTCGCTGACAAAGATCAGCACGCCGGTGCGCCCTGCAGTGTGGTGCAGCTTTTGCTCCAAAAACTGGCGTCGGGCCAGGTTGCTGGCACGCCAATGCCGCACACGGGGCGGGATCAGACGCGTGGTGATGGCCGGTATGCGAAAGATCAGGCTGAGGAAGACAAAGCTGGCCCATTGCAGCATCAGCAGGGTGTAAGTCGCCAGGCCACTATTTAAAAAGTGCACCACGGCAGGCACCACCAGGGCGATCAGGCTGGCCCACAGCAAGGGGATGTAGCTGTAGTCATCGGCACGGGGAGCGAGCACGGTGACGATTTCGGCATCGGTGTGCTGTTCGGCACGGGTGACCGCGTCTTCGACCTGCCGTTGTTGCTCGGGGGTTAATAAAGCCATAAGTCTCGATACTCGTTAAAAAGTGAATTACCAGCCACCAGAGGCTCCGCCGCCGCCGAAGCTGCCACCACCGCCGCGAAAACCGCCACCACCGCCTCCGCCGAACCCGCCACCGCCAAAACCACCGGAGCGCGAACCGCCAACGCCACCCGAATTGCAGATGCCATAGAACTGACAGGCGGCAACCACCAGTACAAACAGTATGAATAGCAGCACCACCACGCCCGGGTGTTCGGCCATGAAGTCATCGTCACTCCCCTGGCCGCTGGCGTAGGCCGGCTCGGCCAGGGGAGCACCGCCCAATACTTGCAGGATGGCGCCAACCCCGTCGCTGATACCATGGTTGTAGTTGCCAGCCTTGAACGCCGGGGTAATGACCTGGTTGATGATGACCGAGGCCTGGGCATCCGTCAGGCGATCCTCCAGGCCATAGCCGACCTCGATGCGCAACTTGCGGTCGTCGCGGGCCACGATCAGCAAGGCGCCGTTGTTCTTGTCCTTTTGCCCGATGCCCCAGGCGCGACCCAGCTGGTAGCCGAAATCTTCGATGGGCGTACCTTGCAGGTCGGGCACGGTGACCACCACCACTTGCTCGCCGGTGGTTTTTTCGTGGGCTTGCAGGGTTTGGGTCAGTTGTTCACGGGTGGCGGGGTCGAGCATTTGCCCTTCGTCCACCACCCGCCCGCTGAGCGCGGGAAAGGTCAGCGCCTGGGCCGTGGCTATAAATAGCCAGAGCAACAGGCCCAGCCCCAGTCTTGATAGGCGCATCGCTACCTCGAACGTTTGTTATCCATTGTGGGAGCGGGCTTGCTCGCGAGGCAGGCGGCGCGATCTGTCAGGCAAATCGCGTTGATGCCATCGCGAGCAAGCCCGCTCCCACAGGGGGGAAAGACATAAGGCCGTTAAAACTTCACTTCCGGCGCTTTGTCGGCGTCCGGGGTGGTGGCTTCGAATGTGGAGCGCACTGGCAAGTCGCTGTACATCACGGCATGCCACAAACGACCCGGGAAGGTGCGAATCTCGGTGTTGTAGCGCTCAACGGCGAGGATAAAGTCGCGCCGCGCCACGCTGATACGGTTTTCCGTGCCTTCAAGCTGCGATTGCAACGACAGGAAGTTCTGGTTGGATTTGAGGTCCGGGTAACGTTCGGACACCACCATCAACCGGCTCAAGGCGCCAGTCAGCTGGTTCTGCGCTTCCTGGAACTGTTTGAGTTTTTCCGGGTTGTTCAGCGTGCTCGCATCGACCTGGATCGAAGTGGCCTTGGCCCGCGCCTCAATTACCGCTGTGAGGGTGGCCTGTTCCTGTTTGGCCGCCCCCTTGACCGTCTCGACCAGATTGGGGATCAGGTCGGAGCGGCGCTGATACTGGTTCTGCACCTGCGACCATGCCGCCTTGACTTGCTCATCGAGGGTGGGAATGGTGTTGATCCCGCACCCGGCCAGCACACTGCTCAAGGCCAGCAACGCGATAACTTTCCAGCCCGGGGCGCTTATATGTTGTATACCCATGCTTGTGTTGCTCCGAAATATCGACATTAAGTTTTTTGACCACACACCACGCCTAAAAACTCCCGGCAACACTGGATTGCTTGCCGCGAATCAGCTAAAAGACTGCCAGTCATACAGGAATACTCCGCTCTAAAGGTAGGTCAATTCTTTAGTTCAAGTACTCCTGATACCTCCCCAGAACAATATCGCTGCACGAGCGTGGGCCTCCCTCGCTTCAAGTGAGCGGCTGCGCAGAAGAATCCAATGAGAAAAATGTGTTTGCTGGGCATCGTCATCAGCCTGGCCAGTCACACCGCGTGGGCTCAGGCCCCGGCGGCCCCGCTCCCTCCCAAAGACGTGTTCGTCGCCGAGCTGCTGAAAAAAATGAGCGTCGACGAAAAGATCGGCCAACTGCGCCTGATCAGCATCGGCCCGGAAATGCCCCGCGAGATGATCCGCAAGGAAATCGCTGCGGGCCGTATCGGTGGTACGTTTAACTCCATCAGCCGCGACGAAAACCGCCCGATGCAAGACGCTGCCATGCGCAGCCGCCTGCAGATCCCGATGTTTTTCGCGTACGACGTTATCCACGGCCATCGCACCATTTTCCCGATCAGCCTGGCCCTGGCTTCCAGCTGGGACATGGATGCCATTGGTCTGAGCGGCCGCATCGCCGCCAAAGAGGCCAGCGCCGACAGTATCGACCTGACTTTCGCGCCGATGGTCGACATCGCCCGTGACCCGCGCTGGGGCCGTACCTCCGAAGGGTTTGGCGAAGACACCTACCTGGTCTCGCGCATCGCCAGGGTGATGGTGCAGGCCTATCAGGGCGCATCCCCGGCCCTGCCTGGCAATATCATGGCCAGCGTCAAGCACTTCGCCTTGTATGGTGCCGTTGAGGGTGGGCGGGACTACAACACCGTCGATATGAGCCCTACACGCATGTTCCAGGACTATCTGCCGCCCTACCACGCGGCGATTGAAGCGGGTGCGGGCAGCGTGATGGTGGCCCTGAACTCGATCAATGGCGTGCCTGCCACCTCCAACATGTGGCTGATGCAGGATTTGCTGCGCAAGGAGTGGGGCTTCAAAGGTGTGGCGGTCAGCGACCACGGCGCGATCAACGAGTTGATCAAGCACGGCGTGGCCAAGGACAGCCGCGAAGCCGCCAAGCTGGCGATCAAGGCCGGTATCGACATGAGCATGAATGACAAGGCCTACGGTGAAGAACTGCCAGGACTGCTCAAGTCCGGCGAAGTACCGCAGAGCGATCTGGACAATGCCGTACGCGAAGTGCTCGGCGCCAAGTACGACATGGGCCTGTTCGCCGACCCCTACCTGCGTATCGGCAAGGCTGAAGATGACCCGGCGGACGTCAAGGCCGACAGCCGCCTGCATCGCGCCGAAGCGCGTGAAGTGGCGCGCAAGAGCCTGGTCCTGCTGAAAAACCAGAACGAAACCCTGCCCCTGAAAAAGCAGGCGCGTATTGCTCTGGTCGGCCCGCTGGCCAAAGCCCCGATCGATATCATGGGCAGCTGGGCCGCAGCCGGTCAGCCGGCTCAATCGGTAACCGTGTTTGACGGCATGCGCAATGCCATCGGCCAGCAGGACAACCTGATCTATGCCCGCGGTGCCAATATCACTGACGACCAGAAAATCGTCGACTACCTCAACTTCCTCAACTTCGATGCCCCCGAAGTGGTCAATGACCCGCGCCCGGCGCAGGTGATGATCGACGAAGCGGTCAAGGCTGCGCAGCAGGCCGATGTGGTGGTTGCGGTGGTGGGTGAATCGCGGGGCATGTCCCACGAATCGTCGAGCCGCACCAATCTGGACATTCCTGCCAGCCAGCGGGCCCTGATCACGGCGCTCAAGGCCACCGGCAAGCCGTTGGTGCTGGTATTGATGAACGGCCGACCGCTGTCGATCGATGTGCAACAGCAGCAGGCCGATGCCGTGCTGGAAACCTGGTTCAGCGGCACCGAAGGCGGCAACGCCATTGCTGACGTGCTGTTTGGCGACTACAACCCGTCCGGCAAGTTGCCGATCACCTTCCCGCGCTCCGTAGGCCAGATTCCGACCTACTACAGCCATCTGAGCATTGGTCGCCCGTTCACGCCGGGCAAACCGGGTAACTACACCTCGCAGTACTTCGATGAGGGCAACAGCCCGCTGTATCCATTTGGCTATGGCTTGAGCTACACCGACTTCAGCCTGTCCGATGTCAGCCTGTCGGCCAAAACCCTGAAGCCGGGCGCGACCCTGACGGCCAGCGTCACGGTGAAAAACACTGGCAAGCGTGCCGGTGAAACAGTGGTTCAGCTGTATGTCCAGGACGTTACCGCGACCATGAGCCGCGCGGTCAAGGAGCTGAAGAACTTCGAGAAGGTCATGCTCAAACCCGGCGAGCAGAAAGTCGTGCAATTCACCCTCGGCGAGAACGACCTGAAGTTCTACAACGCGCAATTGCAGCATGTCGCCGAACCTGGCGAGTTCAATGTACAAATCGGCCTGGATTCGCAAAACGTCCAGCAAAACAGCTTCCAGTTGCAGTAATTTCGCGCAATTGCCGGGAAGGCTTCACACCGCCTTCCCGGCCCTTCCCCGCAGCAATCCGTGCTTGACCTTTCCTATCTTTGCAGCCGCCCCAAAATGCGTTCGGACAGCGCTGTTTTTTGTGGTAGGGTTCGCGCCCTTAAAATCCGGCACACAGGATTTGTTCCGGCAAAATCCGGTGACAAACGGCTAAATGCCGGTGCAGTGCGGCCTACGTGGATATTCGAGCTTTCACACACAATTTACACACAGGGTTATCCACAGGCAGTACGTTGCACAACCCCTATAAAACGCATATCTTGTATCAGCTCCGCCAAAAAACCCCATATGTAGGGTTTCAGGCCAAAAACCCAACACAACTCAGACGAGAATTTCAAGCCCTTTTCTCGCGCCTGTCGGGTTAAACCAAACGCAGCTTTCAAAGTCCAAACCGCTCATGCGGATGGCAACCGGTTTCCAGCGTAAAAGTCGGAAAGCGGCCCGGGTGTTGCAGTAAAAATACTGTCATCCAACAGGAATACGGTTTCACGCGGTCTGCGTGAATCAAGACTTCGGCACGGAAGCGGCTTAACCCCCCTTCTGTACGTCCCGAAGTTGTTATGCCCGGCTCATTACCGGTTGTAGTGCTTCAGGACGGAACGGTGGGCACCCAAAAGGCGCCCAAACAAACATAGAGAATGTGGAGACACCCCCATGCAAACCGATACAACTCGCGAGAACTCGCAGGGTACCGATTCAAATCTGGATCTGTCTGCGACCGCGCCAGGCCAGCTGCGCGTGATCAAACGTAACGGGGCTGTGGTTCCTTACACCGATGACAAGATCACCGTTGCCATCACCAAGGCGTTTCTCGCAGTTGAAGGCGGCAATGCTGCCGCTTCGTCGCGCATTCACGACACCGTTGCACGCCTGACCGAACAGGTCACTGCAACCTTCAAGCGTCGCATGCCATCGGGTGGCACCATCCACATCGAAGAAATCCAGGACCAGGTTGAACTGGCCCTGATGCGCGCCGGCGAGCAAAAAGTGGCCCGCGACTATGTGATCTACCGTGACGCACGTTCCAAGGAACGCGCCAACCGCGCGCCGGCCGAAGACGCCGTGCAGGCGCACCCGTCGATCCGCATCACCCGTGCCGACGGCACCTTCGCCCCTCTGGACATGGGCCGCCTGAACACCATCGTTTCCGAGGCCTGCGAAGGTCTGGAAGAAGTGGACGGCGAGCTGATCCAGCGCGAAACCCTGAAAAACCTCTACGACGGCGTAGCGCTGAACGACGTCAACACCGCTCTGGTGATGACTGCGCGCACCCTGGTAGAGCGCGAGCCGAACTACTCGTTCGTGACCGCCCGCCTGCTGATGGACACCCTGCGTGCCGAAGGCCTGAGCTTCCTGGAAGTGGCAGAAAGCGCCACGCACCACGAAATGGCCGACCTGTACGCCAAGGCCCTGCCTGCGTACATCGCCAAGGGTATCGAGTTCGACCTGCTGAACCCCGTGCTGGCCACCTTCGACCTGGAAAAACTGGGCAAGGCGATCAACCACGAGCGCGACCAGCAGTTCACCTACCTGGGCCTGCAGACCCTGTACGACCGTTACTTCATCCACAAGGATGGCGTGCGTTTCGAACTGCCGCAGATCTTCTTCATGCGCGTGGCCATGGGCCTGGCGATTGAAGAGAAGCAAAAAGAAGACCGTGCCATCGAGTTCTACAACCTGTTGTCGTCCTTCGACTACATGGCCTCGACGCCGACCCTGTTCAACGCCGGTACCCAGCGTCCGCAGCTGTCCAGCTGCTACCTGACCACCGTGCCGGACGACCTGTCGGGCATCTACCACGCGATCCACGACAACGCCATGTTGTCCAAATTCGCTGGCGGCCTGGGCAACGACTGGACTCCGGTGCGTGCACTGGGTTCGTGGATCAAGGGCACCAACGGCAAGTCGCAAGGCGTGGTTCCGTTCCTCAAGGTTGTGAACGACACCGCCGTCGCCGTTAACCAGGGTGGCAAGCGCAAAGGCGCTGTATGTGCTTACCTGGAAACCTGGCACATGGACATCGAAGAGTTCATCGAGCTGCGCAAGAACACCGGTGATGACCGTCGTCGTACCCACGACATGAACACCGCCAACTGGATCCCTGACCTGTTCATGAAGCGCGTCTTCGATGACGGCCCGTGGACCCTGTTCTCGCCGTCCGAAGTACCGGACCTGCATGACCTGACCGGCAAGGCCTTCGAAGAGCGCTACGAGTACTACGAAGCACTGTCCCAGTACCCGGGCAAGATCAAGCTGTTCAAGACCATCCAGGCCAAAGACCTGTGGCGCAAAATGCTGTCCATGCTGTTTGAAACCGGCCACCCTTGGCTGACTTTCAAAGACCCGTGCAACCTGCGCAGCCCGCAGCAGCACGTTGGCGTGGTTCACAGCTCGAACCTGTGCACCGAAATCACCTTGAACACCAACAAGGACGAAATCGCCGTTTGCAACCTGGGCTCGATCAACCTGCCGAACCACATCGTCAACGGCAAGCTGGACACCGACAAGCTCAAACGCACCATCGACGTCGCCGTTCGCATGCTCGATAACGTTATCGACATCAACTACTACTCGGTACCGCAAGCGCGCAACTCGAACTTCAAGCACCGTCCGGTTGGCCTAGGGATCATGGGCTTCCAGGACGCCCTGTACCTGCAGCACATTCCTTACGCTTCGCAAGCAGCCGTGGAATTTGCCGACAAGTCGATGGAAGCGGTCAGCTACTACGCCATCCAGGCGTCCTGCGACCTGGCTGACGAGCGTGGCGCCTACGAGACGTTCCAGGGCTCGCTGTGGTCCAAAGGCATCCTGCCACTGGATTCGCAACAGATCCTGATCGAACAGCGTGGCCAGAAGTACATCGACGTTGACCTGAACGAATCCCTGGACTGGGCACCGGTTCGCGCCCGTGTACAAAAAGGCATTCGCAACTCCAACATCATGGCCATCGCACCGACCGCGACCATCGCCAACATCACTGGCGTATCGCAGTCGATCGAACCGACTTACCAGAACCTGTATGTGAAATCGAACCTGTCGGGCGAATTCACCGTGATCAACCCGTACCTGGTTCGCGACCTCAAGGCCCGCGATCTGTGGGACTCGGTCATGATCAACGACCTGAAGTACTACGACGGTTCCGTGCAGCAGATCGAACGCATCCCGCAAGAGCTCAAAGAGCTGTATGCCACCGCGTTCGAAGTGGACACCAAGTGGATCGTTGACGCCGCCAGCCGTCGTCAGAAGTGGATCGACCAGGCGCAGTCGCTGAACCTGTACATTGCCGGTGCATCGGGCAAGAAACTGGACGTGACCTACCGCATGGCCTGGTACCGTGGTCTGAAAACCACTTACTACCTCCGTGCCCTGGCTGCGACCAGCACCGAGAAGTCCACCGTCAACACTGGCAAGCTCAACGCAGTATCGAGCGGCAAAAACAGTGAAGACGTGGCCGCGGCCCCAGCCGGCCCGGCGCCGGTGCCAAAGGCTTGCGCCATTGACGAGCCGGATTGCGAAGCTTGCCAATAAGCTGAGCTGGCAGGCGGGTCAAACCGCCTGACCCAAAACCCCCGTTAAAACCTGGCAACAGTTGGGTTTGGCGGGGGTTTTGTTTTTTGGAGAAGAAAAGAAAACAGCACTGGAAAATTGGAAGCACGTCCGCCCCCAACAACTATCAAAACTCTTGCAGATAGATCCACGAATACTGAAAAGTTTTCTCCTCAACCCGATGTGTTCTTCTCCTGTAGCTACCCCAGTGATGACCCGCACAATAAGTGCAGATTTCTGCGGCCTGTATTTGCTCACGATTCACTCCCGCCGCCTCCAGCAAATAATGACAATAAAGAGCCAGATCAACCCACGCCTGGTTATGGCTTGCTGGCGCCCGAGAAAAGCCCACATCGCGCTCCGATGGTCTGCGAAGGGTTGACCAAGGTGCCTGACGCCCACGCCAAAGATGCCCATGCGTACGCTCTATTTCATCAACGAGCGGCTTTCCAACTTCATAGCAACATGGCTGTATGGACGGGCCAATTGCCACCCGTAAATGATCTAAACGAACACCTGCACGATGGAAGGCAAGCAACGAATTCTCGATGACACCAGCCGCCAATCCTTGCCAGCCACCATGAATGGCTGCAACGAACTGATCCTTTTCAGACCCGATCAAAATTGGCAAACAGTCGGCTGTCACGACCCCTATTGGACGTGTGGTACGTGTAAATACTGCATCCGCAGCGATGATGCCAGGCGCCTCTTTATCACCAACCTCAACGACTTGAGCACCATGTTTCTGGGCACAATAAAAAAGATTCGTTGGCTTGCCGCTGTTACTGACATCGCCGAATGCATGCATCACCCCCGGCAGAGCTCCTAAACCGTCGGTAAAGTAGAACATTTGAACCTCACACAAGTGTCATAAGGACTCTATAGCTCATAAGCCAACTATCACCATATGTGTCATCCATTCAATTTTATACGATGGCAAAACCCTGCATAAAATTTCAGAAACCCCCTACATTTACAACGGGCTCCTCTATTCCGCACGCCTAGCGGATTTCAAGACTGGTTACATATTTACCTGCCAGCATCACGATAGAACCCTGCCCCATCAAATCCTGACAACTGCCGGAATAAACGTGGGACGCTGTTGGTGATCATCTGTCTTTGTACATCCGTCAGGCCAACACCATGAGCACTGCTTTGAGCAACGGCACCTGGCTCGCAAAACCAGAAGCAACACCTGGCGATTCAACAATGCATTGATTCGCAAGCGCTGCCTTTACATTAAAAATGAATATGCAAGTGTTAGAAAACAACAAAGCAGACGAACAACTTCCTTAACCCTTACAACGCGCAACCTGTGAAGCCGTTAAAGGCTTGCAACAACTGGGTCGCACTGTGTGGAACCTGTCTCGCAGCACGGGCCACAGACCGCAGGACATGTAATGGACTGTACGGTCGCCGTGCACGGAGTGTGCTACCTGACCGTTCACATGTTGTTTCCCACGAAGGATGACCACCATTCGATCGAACGAAAACACATGAAAGATCTCAGCTCGATTTCCCCCTTCAGGTTTACCCCCACGGACAGCGTTGCCCGGGGGACTTCACACATCAGCGCCGGCGCCATTCCCGCCGCCCCACCTTGCAGTACACCCAAAGAAATATACGATCGTGTCCACCAGGAAATTTCCCGGCGCTATCTGTCATTCGATCAAGGCAAGGAAATGGGATTTGCCGGCAAGGCCGGAGTAACCGGTGATATCGACTTCATCACCAAAAAAGATTTGATTGGCATACTGCAACACTTGAAAGAAGATGAAAGCGCACTGCAGGAGAGCAAAAAAGACTCTGCTCGGACTCAACTTTTCGACAAGATTTATTTGATGTCCGGGGACAAGGAGACAGGCAGCAACTGGAATTTAAGACTCCACAATTACAGTGTGCGCGGCACAGGGCTTGGAGGCGAAGACATCCCCCACCGTCATCGCTGGACGCTGGCCAGCAATGTGCTTACTGGTGGTTACAACAACGTCAATTACGAAGAACGCAGTGTCTCGCAGCCCCATGCCCCCAAAGACAAATTCAACAAATACGTGCTTGGTGCATCGAGTACGCAAACAACCCAGGGCGCCAGGGGGGCAACGCTTGTAAACGAAGCCGTGATGGTTCCCTTCAAAAATGAAATTTATGCCAAGGGTGACATCAAGCATTTCCCGATTGCCCTGCCGCACAGTGTTGATACAGCCCCTGCCTATATGGGGACTACATTGACCCTGGCCCACACGGGCGTGCCTACGACAGATACGTCCATTGCTTATTACAAAGAAGCGTTCACCAGCTTGCCTTCACTGCACTTTGAAAGTGTCGAGGCCTTCAAGGCGTCCATTGACCTGCGCATCGCGCAACTTCAGGTGCTGGACTTGCAGGACAACCTGAGTACGTTCCTCAACGCCAGGCAACAGAACAACGAGCCGTTAACCCCCGACGAAACCCGGCACCTGAGGGATACCCACGAGTACAACTATGTAGAAACATCGTTGCTGCCGGCCCTGGCCATTTACAACATGGAAAAAATCAATGGCATCGAGCACCGGGAGTTCTCGGCCGACACGGCGAAATTTCTCGATAGCCAACTTTCACAGGTCAATCAACGTGTACTTAACACCCTGATCGAAGGTAACCAGACGGACCTGATGGACCAGCGCCTTTCCCTGGTACTGGAGCCCGGCGCTTTCGCCCAGGCCATGGCTGAAAGACAGGGGCAATAAACCTCGATTCGCGGATCCGCAGCGATAGCATTGCGTTCTAACTGTTGGGCACTGTGGGAGCGGGCTTGCCCGCGATTGTCCTGTTACACCGCAGCGATCCCGTCGCGAGCAAGCCCGCTCCCACAGAACGTGTAACCATCACCCCGAAACAGTGCGCCCGCGCCACAAAATGAATCACTCTGCACATTCTTCAGCCTGATATTCGCTCGCCAATAGGCACTCTGCACACCCGCCCATATGCCGTGTGCCCGCTTTTCTCCGGTTTACCCGCCCTGACAAAACAGGCCCGCTTATTGCTCTGGCTCCTGTGTGCTACCGATATCGGCGCACCCATTCGAGGCGGAGACCTGCACCATGAGTTCACCCGGCGATTTTCCTTTGAGCGAAGCCCCGCGTTCAGCCCGCAAGGGGCTGTTGTCGATTTCGATGGTGCTGTTCAGTTTCACTTTTTTCACCGGCACCATGTTTGCCGGCGGCAAGTTGGGCATGGCCTTCAACTTTGTCGACATGCTGTGGATTGCAGCCATCGGCAATACCCTGCTGGCACTGTATGCCGCCGCACTGGCCCTGATCGCTTCGCGCAGCGGCCTGAACACGGTGCTGATGGGACGCTTCTGCTTTGGCGAGGCCGGCAGCCGTCTCTCGGACTTCCTGCTCGGTTTTGCCGAACTGGGCTGGTACGCCTGGGGCACGGCAACCGTGGCCATCGTGCTGGTGAAAATGCTCGGCCTGGCCGAGGGTTTTACCCTGCCCTTGATGGTGTTTTTCGGCATGGGCTTCAGCATCACGGCGATCATCGGTTACAAGGGCCTGGATGTGCTGTCGCGGGTATCGGTGCCGCTGATGTTTGTCCTGCTGATTGTGTCCATGTATATCGCCACGCAGCATGTCGGCGGGTTTTCCGGGCTGGCAGCCGTGATCCCCCACGACACCATGAGCGTCTCGGCGGCCATCACCATGGTCTTCGGCACTTTTGCCAGCGGTGCCACCCAGGCCACCAACTGGACGCGCCTTTCGCGCAGCGGGCGTATTGCCGTCACCGCCAGCGTGGTCAGTTTCCTGCTGGGCAATGGCCTGATGATCGTCGCCGGGGCCTGGTGCGCCATGGTCTATCAGCAGGCCGATATCGTTGAAGTGATGATGCTCCAGGGCCTGTCGTTCGCCGCCGTGATCATGCTGTGCCTGAACCTGTGGACGATCCAGGGCCCGACCATCTACAACGTGGCCGCCGCCACCTGCCATCTGGTGCGCAGCGAGCGCCGACGGACCATGACTCTGCTCGCCGCTGCCGTGGGTGTGGTGCTGGCCATCGGCG harbors:
- a CDS encoding polyphenol oxidase family protein encodes the protein MFYFTDGLGALPGVMHAFGDVSNSGKPTNLFYCAQKHGAQVVEVGDKEAPGIIAADAVFTRTTRPIGVVTADCLPILIGSEKDQFVAAIHGGWQGLAAGVIENSLLAFHRAGVRLDHLRVAIGPSIQPCCYEVGKPLVDEIERTHGHLWRGRQAPWSTLRRPSERDVGFSRAPASHNQAWVDLALYCHYLLEAAGVNREQIQAAEICTYCAGHHWGSYRRRTHRVEEKTFQYSWIYLQEF
- the codB gene encoding cytosine permease, encoding MSSPGDFPLSEAPRSARKGLLSISMVLFSFTFFTGTMFAGGKLGMAFNFVDMLWIAAIGNTLLALYAAALALIASRSGLNTVLMGRFCFGEAGSRLSDFLLGFAELGWYAWGTATVAIVLVKMLGLAEGFTLPLMVFFGMGFSITAIIGYKGLDVLSRVSVPLMFVLLIVSMYIATQHVGGFSGLAAVIPHDTMSVSAAITMVFGTFASGATQATNWTRLSRSGRIAVTASVVSFLLGNGLMIVAGAWCAMVYQQADIVEVMMLQGLSFAAVIMLCLNLWTIQGPTIYNVAAATCHLVRSERRRTMTLLAAAVGVVLAIGGMYEMLIPFLVLLGSIIPPIGGVIMADFWFRHRGKYPALASVRLPRYNLAGLTAYAVGALLAFLSPWIAPLVGIGASALCYLVLLKFSRQPAVLPAVQEPL
- a CDS encoding ribonucleoside-diphosphate reductase subunit alpha codes for the protein MQTDTTRENSQGTDSNLDLSATAPGQLRVIKRNGAVVPYTDDKITVAITKAFLAVEGGNAAASSRIHDTVARLTEQVTATFKRRMPSGGTIHIEEIQDQVELALMRAGEQKVARDYVIYRDARSKERANRAPAEDAVQAHPSIRITRADGTFAPLDMGRLNTIVSEACEGLEEVDGELIQRETLKNLYDGVALNDVNTALVMTARTLVEREPNYSFVTARLLMDTLRAEGLSFLEVAESATHHEMADLYAKALPAYIAKGIEFDLLNPVLATFDLEKLGKAINHERDQQFTYLGLQTLYDRYFIHKDGVRFELPQIFFMRVAMGLAIEEKQKEDRAIEFYNLLSSFDYMASTPTLFNAGTQRPQLSSCYLTTVPDDLSGIYHAIHDNAMLSKFAGGLGNDWTPVRALGSWIKGTNGKSQGVVPFLKVVNDTAVAVNQGGKRKGAVCAYLETWHMDIEEFIELRKNTGDDRRRTHDMNTANWIPDLFMKRVFDDGPWTLFSPSEVPDLHDLTGKAFEERYEYYEALSQYPGKIKLFKTIQAKDLWRKMLSMLFETGHPWLTFKDPCNLRSPQQHVGVVHSSNLCTEITLNTNKDEIAVCNLGSINLPNHIVNGKLDTDKLKRTIDVAVRMLDNVIDINYYSVPQARNSNFKHRPVGLGIMGFQDALYLQHIPYASQAAVEFADKSMEAVSYYAIQASCDLADERGAYETFQGSLWSKGILPLDSQQILIEQRGQKYIDVDLNESLDWAPVRARVQKGIRNSNIMAIAPTATIANITGVSQSIEPTYQNLYVKSNLSGEFTVINPYLVRDLKARDLWDSVMINDLKYYDGSVQQIERIPQELKELYATAFEVDTKWIVDAASRRQKWIDQAQSLNLYIAGASGKKLDVTYRMAWYRGLKTTYYLRALAATSTEKSTVNTGKLNAVSSGKNSEDVAAAPAGPAPVPKACAIDEPDCEACQ